A genomic segment from Bradyrhizobium sp. ISRA430 encodes:
- a CDS encoding restriction endonuclease has translation MERECAKAQPFKVGAVRYIKLGPAGRWARKAISDGIVPFGYRFVGHEACVGEDWDEVRRQLIAAGRNDRVLKDDERELKEFYGLGEDTLRFTVADGQIWWTFAQASVCEGDKDDPDAPPRFRRTRTPWCNASLGGDPLTVRSLSSALTSTANYRRTICAVQRADYLVRRIRGEDEPLRAQANQLIADMTATAVALIRRLDWRDFETLVDLIFAHSGYKRQTALGGAQADIDFIARQPLTGDTAWVQVKSQASQAMFEDYVERFRREACAASLFFVYHSAERMIRLRRPAPDVHVWSAQTIADAAVEAGLFGWLAERVL, from the coding sequence ATGGAGCGTGAATGCGCGAAGGCGCAGCCGTTCAAGGTGGGCGCGGTGCGCTACATCAAGCTGGGTCCGGCGGGGCGGTGGGCACGGAAGGCGATTTCCGACGGCATCGTCCCGTTCGGCTATCGCTTTGTGGGGCATGAGGCCTGCGTCGGGGAGGACTGGGACGAGGTGCGCCGGCAGTTGATCGCGGCGGGTCGTAACGACCGGGTGCTGAAGGATGATGAGCGCGAGCTGAAGGAGTTTTATGGGCTGGGGGAGGATACGCTCCGGTTCACGGTGGCCGACGGCCAGATCTGGTGGACGTTTGCGCAAGCCAGCGTTTGTGAGGGTGACAAGGACGACCCGGACGCGCCGCCTAGGTTCCGGCGCACGCGCACGCCCTGGTGCAACGCATCGCTCGGTGGGGACCCGCTGACGGTTCGGTCCTTAAGCTCGGCCCTGACCAGCACGGCGAATTACCGGCGGACCATCTGTGCGGTCCAGCGGGCCGACTATCTGGTGCGGCGGATTCGCGGCGAGGATGAGCCGCTGCGGGCCCAAGCCAACCAATTGATCGCAGATATGACCGCGACCGCGGTGGCGCTGATCCGGCGGTTGGATTGGCGGGATTTCGAGACGTTGGTCGATCTGATCTTCGCTCACAGCGGCTATAAGCGCCAAACCGCGCTCGGCGGCGCCCAGGCCGACATCGATTTTATAGCAAGGCAGCCGCTGACCGGAGACACCGCTTGGGTCCAGGTCAAATCCCAGGCCTCGCAGGCGATGTTTGAGGACTATGTTGAGCGCTTTCGCCGCGAGGCATGCGCGGCCTCGTTGTTCTTTGTCTATCACTCCGCCGAGCGGATGATCCGCTTAAGACGGCCGGCGCCCGACGTGCATGTGTGGTCGGCGCAGACGATCGCGGACGCTGCCGTCGAAGCCGGCCTGTTCGGCTGGTTGGCCGAGCGCGTTCTTTAA
- a CDS encoding AGE family epimerase/isomerase: MADERIMAAEGTADVIARLKRRLIDEALPLWSAVGWDAAAGGFVDRLHRDGTADAAAPRRVFVQARQIWCYAKAAQMGWYPDGRAIALKGLEHLLAKAKAPDGRPGYVHRLTPEGAVLDARRDAYDHAFILFALAAAYALERDAQVRAEIDALLAFLDGHLRSPHGGVHESLPVSLPRRQNPHMHLFEAMIACFDATHDLSFQNRAGEFFALFLANLYDKQRRILTEYFEEDWSKIAPVSVEPGHQAEWVWLLKGFERITGCPTGQRRSELLATALRYRDEATGCLVDEGDEAGHIRRSTRRLWPQTEMAKAWIAQAESGEAGAAEEARAALVRLERHYLSHPVRGGWYDQFDRDGTSLVDTIPASSFYHVLCAVTEAEQVLG; this comes from the coding sequence GTGGCGGACGAACGAATCATGGCGGCGGAGGGGACGGCGGACGTCATCGCGCGCCTGAAGCGCCGCCTGATCGACGAGGCGCTGCCGCTGTGGTCGGCGGTCGGCTGGGACGCTGCCGCAGGCGGTTTCGTCGACCGGCTGCACCGCGACGGCACGGCGGATGCGGCTGCGCCGCGGCGCGTGTTCGTGCAGGCGCGCCAGATCTGGTGCTATGCCAAGGCGGCACAGATGGGCTGGTATCCCGACGGCCGCGCCATCGCGCTGAAGGGGCTGGAGCACCTGCTGGCGAAGGCCAAGGCGCCCGACGGCCGGCCCGGCTACGTGCACCGGCTGACGCCGGAGGGCGCGGTGCTGGACGCGCGGCGCGACGCCTACGACCACGCCTTCATCCTGTTCGCGCTCGCGGCCGCTTATGCGCTCGAGCGGGACGCCCAGGTTCGCGCCGAGATCGACGCGCTGCTCGCCTTCCTCGACGGCCATTTGCGCTCGCCCCATGGCGGGGTGCACGAAAGCCTGCCGGTCTCGCTGCCACGCCGGCAGAATCCGCACATGCATCTGTTCGAGGCGATGATCGCCTGCTTCGACGCGACCCACGATTTGTCGTTCCAGAACCGCGCCGGCGAGTTCTTTGCGTTGTTCCTCGCCAATCTCTACGACAAGCAGAGGCGGATCCTGACGGAGTATTTCGAGGAAGACTGGTCGAAGATCGCGCCGGTCAGCGTCGAGCCCGGCCACCAGGCCGAGTGGGTGTGGCTGCTGAAGGGGTTTGAGCGCATCACGGGATGTCCGACCGGACAGCGGCGATCCGAGCTCCTGGCCACCGCGCTGCGCTATCGCGACGAGGCGACCGGCTGCCTGGTCGACGAGGGCGATGAGGCCGGCCACATCCGCCGCAGCACGCGCCGGCTGTGGCCACAGACCGAGATGGCGAAGGCCTGGATCGCGCAGGCCGAATCGGGCGAGGCTGGCGCGGCGGAGGAAGCGCGCGCGGCGTTGGTGCGGCTCGAACGGCACTATCTCAGCCATCCCGTGCGGGGCGGCTGGTACGATCAGTTCGATCGCGACGGCACGTCGCTGGTCGACACCATTCCTGCGTCGTCGTTCTATCATGTTCTCTGCGCAGTCACGGAAGCGGAGCAGGTGCTCGGATAG
- a CDS encoding ABC transporter ATP-binding protein has translation MSEAAHIERPSPSIVPAASLLSVRNIEVVYDDVILVLRGLSLDVPKGAIVALLGVNGAGKSTTLKAISGLLKTEDGEVTRGEILFEGSAIAGIDPEKIVRRGIFQVMEGRRIVADMTSLENLKLGAFTRRDREVDADLDMVFNYFPRLKERTGLAGYLSGGEQQMLAIGRALMARPKMILMDEPSMGLSPLLVKEVFAIIQKINRDLGVTILLVEQNARAALSVASHGYIMEQGKVVLDGTADELRDNEDVKEFYLGGAGDQRKSFKNLKSFKRRKRWL, from the coding sequence ATGAGTGAAGCGGCTCACATCGAGCGTCCGTCGCCCAGCATCGTGCCAGCAGCATCCCTCCTCAGCGTGCGCAACATCGAGGTCGTCTATGACGACGTCATCCTGGTGCTGCGCGGCCTCAGCCTCGACGTGCCCAAGGGCGCGATCGTGGCGCTCTTGGGCGTCAACGGCGCCGGCAAGTCGACGACGCTGAAGGCGATCTCGGGGCTGCTCAAGACCGAGGACGGTGAAGTCACGCGCGGCGAGATCCTGTTCGAAGGCTCCGCCATCGCCGGCATCGATCCCGAAAAGATCGTGCGCCGCGGCATCTTCCAAGTGATGGAGGGCCGGCGCATCGTCGCCGACATGACCTCACTGGAGAACCTCAAGCTCGGCGCCTTCACCCGCAGGGACCGCGAGGTCGATGCCGACCTCGACATGGTCTTCAACTATTTCCCACGGCTCAAGGAGCGCACCGGGCTTGCCGGCTATCTCTCCGGCGGCGAGCAGCAGATGCTCGCAATCGGCCGCGCGCTGATGGCGCGGCCGAAGATGATTTTGATGGACGAGCCGTCGATGGGATTGTCGCCACTGCTCGTGAAAGAGGTCTTCGCGATCATCCAGAAGATCAACCGCGACCTCGGCGTCACCATCCTGCTGGTCGAGCAGAACGCGCGCGCCGCGCTCTCGGTGGCGAGCCATGGCTACATCATGGAACAGGGCAAGGTCGTGCTCGACGGCACCGCGGACGAATTACGCGACAACGAGGACGTCAAGGAATTCTACCTCGGCGGCGCCGGCGACCAGCGCAAGAGCTTCAAGAACCTGAAGAGTTTCAAGCGGCGTAAGCGCTGGCTATAG
- a CDS encoding site-specific DNA-methyltransferase — MVFSDPPYNVPIEGHVSGNGEISHPEFAMASGEMSKAEFIAFLASVFGHLVAHSVSGAIHFQCIDWRHVQDMLTAAEGVYGELKNLCIWAKNNAGMGSFYRSQHELVCVFKSGAAPHINNIQLGKHGRNRTNVWNYAGVNAFGESRSDLQLHPTVKPVAMVEDAIRDCSRRNGIILDPFLGSGTTLIAAERTGRIGYGIEIDPHYCDVALRRLKAVCGLDVVLGATSEPFETVALRRKAPPAAGFAQAAE, encoded by the coding sequence ATGGTCTTTTCCGATCCGCCCTACAACGTGCCGATCGAGGGCCATGTCTCGGGCAATGGCGAGATCAGCCATCCCGAATTCGCCATGGCGTCCGGCGAAATGTCAAAAGCCGAGTTCATCGCCTTCCTCGCATCCGTCTTCGGCCATCTCGTCGCCCATTCGGTCAGCGGCGCGATCCATTTCCAGTGCATCGACTGGCGGCATGTTCAGGACATGCTGACGGCTGCGGAAGGCGTCTACGGCGAGCTGAAGAACCTCTGCATCTGGGCCAAGAACAACGCCGGCATGGGCTCGTTCTACCGCTCGCAGCACGAGCTTGTCTGCGTGTTCAAGTCCGGCGCGGCGCCGCACATCAACAACATCCAGCTCGGCAAACATGGTCGCAACCGCACCAATGTCTGGAACTATGCGGGCGTGAACGCCTTCGGCGAGTCTCGCTCGGACCTGCAACTGCATCCGACCGTGAAGCCTGTGGCCATGGTCGAGGACGCCATCCGCGATTGCTCGCGCCGCAACGGCATCATCCTCGATCCCTTCCTCGGCTCGGGCACCACCCTCATCGCCGCGGAGCGAACCGGCCGCATCGGCTATGGCATCGAGATCGATCCGCATTATTGCGACGTCGCGCTGCGCCGCCTGAAGGCGGTGTGCGGCCTCGATGTGGTCCTCGGGGCGACGTCCGAGCCGTTTGAGACGGTGGCGCTCCGGCGGAAGGCGCCACCTGCGGCCGGATTTGCCCAGGCCGCCGAATAG
- a CDS encoding ParB/Srx family N-terminal domain-containing protein has protein sequence MQDRHSLRDLTIIYQQTDKLTPRPTNARTHSKKQIEQIAQAIRRFGFTNPILIDQDNGVIAGHGRLAAAKRIGLSRVPTVRLADMTEAENPRLCHCRQQACGERRLGQAAAGP, from the coding sequence TTGCAAGATCGACACAGCCTTCGTGACCTCACCATCATTTACCAGCAGACCGACAAGCTTACGCCTCGCCCGACCAACGCGCGCACGCACTCCAAAAAGCAAATCGAGCAAATCGCCCAAGCCATCCGCAGGTTCGGCTTTACCAATCCAATCCTGATCGACCAGGACAACGGCGTGATCGCAGGCCACGGCCGCCTGGCCGCGGCCAAGCGGATCGGCCTCTCCCGCGTCCCGACGGTCCGGCTCGCCGATATGACCGAGGCGGAAAATCCGCGCCTATGTCATTGCCGACAACAAGCTTGCGGAGAACGCCGGCTGGGACAAGCGGCTGCTGGGCCTTGA
- a CDS encoding DUF559 domain-containing protein: MRGADKSKTGRARSLRAALTDVEGTLWYRLRARRLNGHKFVRQEPIGPYTVDFICRECRLIIEVDGGQHADNPPDAVREKWLADRNYRILRFWNNDVASNLAGVLETIATALAEAPPHPDR, encoded by the coding sequence ATGCGAGGTGCTGATAAGTCCAAGACCGGGCGCGCAAGAAGCCTGCGAGCCGCGTTGACGGATGTGGAAGGAACGCTCTGGTATCGCCTGCGTGCCCGCAGGCTGAATGGCCACAAGTTCGTCCGGCAAGAGCCGATTGGGCCCTACACCGTCGACTTCATTTGCCGCGAGTGCCGCTTGATTATTGAAGTTGACGGTGGACAACATGCCGACAATCCGCCCGACGCCGTGCGCGAAAAATGGCTTGCCGACCGCAACTATCGGATACTCCGCTTCTGGAACAACGACGTAGCGAGCAATCTGGCCGGCGTTCTCGAAACCATCGCGACCGCCCTCGCGGAAGCTCCCCCTCACCCGGATCGCTGA
- a CDS encoding branched-chain amino acid ABC transporter permease has translation MAGPALIPAGDFRTSYAADTTIFPTRTSRNFAIAGVLLLCLAPQFFSGYWLSILIQIGIFSIAALGLNILVGFTGQISIGHAAFFLLGAFTSAYISNNAPIPVFFAIPLAGVITALVGLIFGIPAARLKGLYLVIATLAAQYILLDFFSRAEWFSGGSVPASAEPFSVFGYTLRGDRQYFYVVLAYVLLSYILVTNLMRTRDGRALVAIRDHYLSAEIMGINLTKYRTLSFGLAAFFAGIAGALYAHYQLVVSQEGFGIERSILFLAMIIIGGTGSIMGTLMGTAFVVLLPESMEWLSLHLKGGAIDQALSLNTNITFLREIAIGLIIIAFLMFEPDGLAHRWRQIKAYWKLYPFSH, from the coding sequence ATGGCCGGCCCTGCCCTCATCCCTGCTGGTGACTTCCGTACATCCTACGCGGCCGACACCACGATCTTCCCGACCAGGACCAGTCGCAACTTCGCCATCGCCGGCGTGCTGCTGCTATGCCTCGCGCCGCAGTTCTTCAGCGGCTACTGGCTCAGCATCCTGATCCAGATCGGCATATTCTCGATCGCGGCGCTCGGCCTCAACATCCTGGTCGGCTTCACCGGACAGATCTCGATCGGGCATGCCGCCTTCTTCCTGCTCGGCGCTTTCACGTCGGCCTACATCTCCAACAATGCGCCGATCCCGGTGTTTTTCGCGATCCCGCTCGCGGGCGTGATCACCGCGCTGGTCGGGCTTATCTTCGGTATCCCGGCGGCGCGGCTGAAGGGGCTCTACCTCGTCATCGCGACGCTCGCCGCGCAATACATCCTGCTCGACTTCTTCTCCCGCGCCGAATGGTTCTCCGGCGGCTCGGTGCCGGCGAGCGCCGAGCCGTTCTCGGTCTTCGGCTACACGCTGCGCGGCGACCGGCAATACTTCTACGTCGTACTGGCCTATGTGCTCCTCAGCTACATTCTCGTGACCAATCTGATGCGCACCCGCGACGGCCGCGCGCTGGTGGCGATCCGCGACCATTATCTCTCCGCGGAGATCATGGGCATCAACCTTACCAAATACCGCACGCTGTCGTTTGGCCTCGCCGCCTTCTTCGCCGGCATCGCGGGCGCGCTCTATGCGCACTACCAGCTCGTGGTATCCCAGGAGGGTTTTGGCATCGAACGCTCGATCCTGTTCCTGGCCATGATCATCATCGGCGGCACCGGCTCGATCATGGGCACGCTGATGGGCACCGCCTTCGTGGTGCTGCTGCCGGAATCGATGGAGTGGCTGAGCCTGCACCTGAAAGGCGGCGCGATCGATCAGGCGCTCTCGCTCAACACCAACATCACCTTCCTGCGCGAGATCGCGATCGGGCTCATCATCATCGCGTTCTTGATGTTCGAGCCCGACGGGCTCGCACATCGCTGGCGGCAGATAAAGGCCTACTGGAAACTCTACCCGTTCTCGCATTGA
- a CDS encoding DUF5681 domain-containing protein, whose product MAKTSTKGVSAQGRVPPPGDTRFIKGKSGNPRGRPKGSISLDAMTRKFALKTQTITIGGKPQRLSHLAIALYLLKAQAAEAKPMAIRLIDELRARLSSEDPTEKGRFLLVPAPASIEDYQAEIEQRNRNAVQPGSAVNLETEEFLKAVRGEPTELGEALLARHRKYHPC is encoded by the coding sequence ATGGCGAAGACGTCTACTAAAGGCGTGTCTGCGCAGGGGCGCGTCCCGCCGCCGGGCGATACCAGATTTATCAAGGGCAAGTCAGGCAATCCGCGTGGCCGGCCGAAGGGTTCTATCAGCCTTGACGCTATGACGCGGAAGTTCGCCCTCAAGACACAAACCATCACCATCGGCGGAAAACCACAACGGCTGTCGCATCTCGCGATCGCCCTTTATCTTTTGAAAGCGCAAGCCGCGGAGGCCAAGCCGATGGCAATCCGCCTGATCGATGAACTGCGCGCTCGCCTCTCGTCCGAAGACCCGACCGAAAAAGGACGCTTCCTGCTGGTCCCGGCGCCAGCCTCGATCGAGGACTACCAAGCAGAGATCGAGCAGCGGAATCGAAACGCCGTGCAGCCCGGCAGCGCGGTCAACCTCGAGACCGAGGAGTTCCTAAAGGCGGTGCGAGGTGAGCCGACCGAACTCGGCGAGGCGCTGTTGGCGCGGCATCGCAAATATCACCCGTGTTAG
- a CDS encoding helix-turn-helix transcriptional regulator: MEKSLRSAEYARLIQLLVATRHKAGIRQQALAKKLGKPQSFVAKFETGERRLDVIEFVTIAEALGADPVSCFAVSCNPGRDRLKSRPGGRLEPPGYSPTSVQQSQNR, from the coding sequence ATGGAAAAGTCGCTCAGATCCGCCGAATATGCCCGCCTGATCCAGCTGCTTGTCGCAACGCGACATAAGGCGGGCATCCGCCAACAGGCGCTCGCCAAGAAGCTCGGCAAGCCACAATCCTTCGTCGCCAAATTCGAGACCGGCGAACGCCGGCTTGATGTGATCGAGTTCGTCACCATTGCCGAAGCGTTGGGAGCTGATCCGGTCAGCTGTTTCGCCGTTTCGTGCAATCCAGGACGCGATAGGCTCAAGTCTCGTCCAGGCGGTCGCCTCGAACCGCCGGGTTACTCGCCAACAAGCGTTCAACAATCCCAAAACCGCTAG
- a CDS encoding AMP-binding protein encodes MTAHYDALETREAAAREAELFSRLPGVLRSAMAAPAYAERLRGFDPASVTSRAALARLPVLRKSELPALQRASAPFGGFVAATPGAFPRLFTSPGPIFEPEGRQADPWRGARALFAAGFREGDVVLNTFSYHLTPGGFIFDASARALGCAVIPAGPGNTEQQFELIEAYRPIGYSGTPDFLKILLDAAATAGRDISSIKRALVSGAAFPPSLQAEIRARGIDAYQAFGTADLGLIAFETEAREGMVVNEDLILEIVKPGTGDPVAERDVGEIVVTSLDPHHPWIRLALGDLTAALPGPSRCGRTNMRIKGWMGRADQTTKVKGMFVRPEQIAEIGKRHRDLGRLRLVVTRQGETDAMTLRAETAAANDALREEVAATLRAVTKLGGAVELVSPGELPNDGKVIADER; translated from the coding sequence ATGACCGCCCATTACGACGCCCTGGAGACGCGCGAGGCAGCCGCGCGCGAGGCCGAGCTGTTCTCCCGCCTGCCGGGCGTGCTGCGCAGTGCGATGGCCGCCCCCGCCTATGCCGAGCGGCTCAGGGGCTTCGACCCGGCCTCGGTGACCTCCAGAGCGGCGCTGGCGCGTCTTCCGGTGCTGCGCAAGTCGGAGCTGCCGGCCCTGCAGAGGGCCTCTGCGCCCTTCGGCGGCTTCGTGGCGGCTACTCCCGGCGCGTTCCCGCGGCTCTTCACCTCCCCGGGTCCGATCTTCGAGCCGGAGGGGCGACAGGCCGATCCCTGGCGCGGCGCGCGGGCGCTGTTCGCGGCCGGGTTCCGGGAGGGCGACGTCGTGCTCAACACCTTCAGCTATCACCTCACCCCCGGCGGCTTCATCTTCGATGCCTCGGCCCGCGCGCTCGGCTGCGCCGTGATCCCGGCCGGTCCGGGCAATACAGAGCAGCAATTCGAGCTGATCGAGGCCTACCGCCCGATCGGCTACAGCGGCACGCCGGATTTCCTGAAGATCCTGCTCGATGCCGCCGCGACCGCGGGGCGCGACATCTCGTCGATCAAGCGCGCGCTGGTCTCGGGTGCCGCGTTCCCGCCCTCGCTCCAGGCCGAGATCAGGGCGCGCGGCATCGACGCCTATCAGGCTTTCGGGACTGCCGATCTCGGCCTGATCGCCTTCGAGACCGAGGCGCGCGAGGGCATGGTCGTGAACGAGGATCTGATCCTTGAGATCGTCAAGCCCGGCACCGGCGATCCGGTCGCGGAACGCGACGTCGGCGAGATCGTGGTGACCTCGCTCGACCCGCACCATCCCTGGATCCGGCTCGCCCTCGGCGACCTCACCGCGGCGCTGCCGGGCCCGAGCAGATGCGGACGCACCAACATGCGCATCAAGGGCTGGATGGGCCGCGCCGACCAGACCACCAAGGTCAAGGGCATGTTCGTCCGCCCCGAGCAGATCGCCGAGATCGGCAAGCGCCACCGCGATTTGGGGCGGCTGCGGCTCGTCGTCACGCGTCAGGGCGAGACCGACGCGATGACGCTGAGGGCGGAAACAGCGGCCGCGAACGATGCACTGCGCGAGGAGGTCGCGGCGACTTTGCGCGCGGTGACGAAGCTTGGCGGGGCGGTCGAGCTGGTGAGCCCTGGGGAGCTGCCGAACGACGGCAAGGTGATCGCGGATGAGCGGTGA
- a CDS encoding branched-chain amino acid ABC transporter permease, protein MNTAFLIQLIVNGLVVGTLYGVVAMSFVLIYKATQVVNFAQGELLLVGAWVCWALLAKYQVPFWVGMPMTLVFMFVFGIAIQVLILRPMIGEPIISVIMVTIGLSTVFQAALKWMFGVNPQPFPRVFESQSVNLFGLQIQTVYVMSLVVSVAMMIGMAWFFRASKYGLAMRATAFNQQVAQSLGISVKSVFAMAWAISATVSAVAGVVVAVVNGVSSGLAAYGIKVFPAAILGGLDSVGGAVLGGIIIGLLENIAQYVDSEYLHWGNLYEIAPFYVLIIVLMIKPYGLFGTHDIERI, encoded by the coding sequence ATGAACACCGCCTTTCTCATCCAGCTCATCGTCAACGGCCTCGTGGTCGGCACGCTCTATGGCGTGGTCGCGATGTCGTTCGTGCTGATCTACAAGGCGACGCAGGTCGTGAATTTCGCGCAAGGTGAGCTTCTGCTGGTCGGCGCCTGGGTGTGCTGGGCACTGCTCGCGAAATACCAGGTGCCGTTCTGGGTCGGCATGCCGATGACGCTGGTGTTCATGTTCGTGTTCGGCATCGCGATCCAGGTCCTGATCCTGCGGCCGATGATCGGCGAGCCGATCATCTCGGTCATCATGGTCACGATCGGTCTCTCCACCGTGTTCCAGGCGGCACTGAAATGGATGTTCGGCGTCAATCCGCAGCCCTTCCCGCGAGTGTTCGAGAGCCAGTCGGTCAACCTGTTCGGGCTTCAGATCCAGACCGTCTATGTCATGAGCCTCGTGGTGTCCGTCGCCATGATGATCGGCATGGCCTGGTTCTTCCGCGCCTCCAAATACGGCCTTGCGATGCGCGCCACCGCGTTCAACCAGCAGGTCGCGCAGTCGCTCGGCATTTCCGTGAAGAGCGTCTTTGCGATGGCCTGGGCGATTTCGGCCACCGTGTCGGCGGTCGCGGGCGTCGTCGTCGCCGTCGTCAACGGTGTGTCGTCGGGCCTTGCGGCCTATGGCATCAAGGTGTTTCCGGCGGCCATCCTCGGCGGACTGGATTCCGTCGGCGGCGCCGTGCTCGGCGGCATCATCATCGGGCTCCTGGAAAACATCGCCCAATATGTCGACAGCGAGTATCTGCACTGGGGCAATCTTTACGAGATCGCGCCGTTCTACGTCTTGATCATCGTGTTGATGATCAAGCCCTACGGCCTGTTCGGCACCCACGACATCGAGCGGATTTGA
- a CDS encoding ABC transporter substrate-binding protein translates to MRTKSLLSTASLALAIAAFSACAQAQIAIGHLADYSGGTSDVGQPYGQAVADAFAWVNKNGGVGGKQVSVDTNDYGYQVPRAIALYKKWSAPDSKVAAIMGWGTADTEALTGFLAQDKIPDMSGSYAAALTDPEGTSGKAKPAPYNFFYGPSYSDSLRAMLMWAAEDWKAKGKPGKPKFVHMGANHPYPNAPKAAGEAMAQELGFEVLPPLVFALSPGDYSAQCLSLKSSGANYAYLGNTAASNISVMKACKTAGADVQFLGNVWGMDENAAKTAGDAANGVIFPLRTAVSWGGDAPGMKTVMEISKMSDPTGKVYRPVHYIAAVCSALYMKEALDWAVKNGGATGENVAKGFYQKKDWVPAGMEGVCNPSTWTEKDHRGSLKVDLYRTKVAGATDGDLNDLMAKGTIKLEKVKTIELPRKPELLGW, encoded by the coding sequence ATGAGGACGAAATCGCTTCTGAGCACCGCATCGCTCGCGCTGGCGATCGCCGCATTCTCGGCGTGCGCGCAGGCGCAGATCGCGATCGGGCATCTCGCCGATTATTCCGGCGGCACCTCCGACGTCGGCCAGCCCTACGGCCAGGCCGTCGCCGACGCCTTCGCCTGGGTCAACAAGAACGGCGGCGTCGGCGGCAAGCAGGTCAGCGTCGACACCAACGATTACGGCTATCAGGTGCCACGCGCGATCGCGCTCTACAAGAAGTGGTCGGCGCCCGACAGCAAGGTCGCGGCGATCATGGGCTGGGGCACCGCCGACACCGAGGCGCTGACCGGCTTCCTCGCCCAGGACAAGATTCCCGATATGTCGGGCTCATACGCCGCTGCGCTTACCGATCCGGAAGGCACGAGCGGCAAGGCCAAGCCCGCGCCCTACAATTTCTTCTATGGCCCAAGCTATTCGGACTCGCTGCGCGCGATGCTGATGTGGGCGGCCGAGGACTGGAAGGCCAAGGGCAAGCCCGGCAAGCCGAAATTCGTGCACATGGGCGCCAACCACCCCTACCCGAACGCGCCGAAGGCCGCCGGCGAAGCCATGGCGCAGGAGCTCGGTTTCGAGGTACTGCCGCCGCTGGTGTTCGCGCTGTCGCCCGGCGATTACAGCGCGCAGTGCCTCAGCCTGAAATCCTCCGGTGCCAATTACGCCTATCTCGGGAATACCGCGGCCTCGAACATTTCGGTTATGAAGGCCTGCAAGACCGCTGGTGCCGACGTGCAGTTCCTCGGCAATGTCTGGGGCATGGACGAGAACGCAGCCAAGACCGCGGGCGATGCCGCCAATGGGGTGATCTTCCCGCTGCGCACCGCAGTGAGCTGGGGCGGCGATGCGCCCGGCATGAAGACGGTGATGGAAATCTCCAAGATGTCGGATCCGACCGGCAAGGTCTATCGTCCCGTGCACTACATCGCGGCGGTCTGCTCGGCGCTCTACATGAAGGAGGCGCTGGATTGGGCCGTCAAGAACGGCGGCGCCACCGGCGAGAACGTGGCGAAAGGCTTCTATCAGAAGAAGGATTGGGTGCCGGCCGGAATGGAAGGCGTGTGTAATCCCTCGACCTGGACGGAGAAGGATCACCGCGGCTCCCTCAAGGTCGACCTCTATCGCACCAAGGTCGCGGGTGCGACCGACGGCGATCTCAACGACCTCATGGCCAAGGGCACGATCAAGCTCGAGAAGGTCAAGACCATCGAGCTGCCGCGCAAGCCGGAATTGCTGGGGTGGTGA